The following proteins are co-located in the Primulina tabacum isolate GXHZ01 chromosome 11, ASM2559414v2, whole genome shotgun sequence genome:
- the LOC142519685 gene encoding uncharacterized protein LOC142519685 has protein sequence MRDSDKVRCATYMLRDDASLWWAGAAHRTGLATVTWNQFKDIFYNKYFPADVRGSLTLEFMSLRQGNLSVAYFIRRFDRGCGTGPERYRYGDAVEETSGLAELTAAEETVYQATEESGAAEAPGTVQEARTAEATTGSRCSQARGETALQAVQPVPLRTCRDEGVEKSDTRLAGQGFHSPEYFSPWDAPVLFVKKKDGSMRLCIDYREMNRVTVKNMYPLPRIEDLFDQLQESSANVVADALSRKHAGIAQLSVQRPLKAEIQRFEIAIYAWGDAPNLSTLTIQLTLRDRIRAGQTSDEQLQEWRQTNEAKGLSSDSLRADIMWEAHSTLYSIHPRSTKMYKDLQSLYWWPGMKRDILRFVSECLTCQQVKAEYQRPVGNLRPLPIPEWKWDNITIDFVTGLPRTAGGYNAI, from the exons ATGAGAGATAGCGACAAGGTCAGATGCGCCACGTACATGCTGAGGGATGATGCATCCCTATGGTGGGCAGGAGCAGCTCACAGGACGGGTTTGGCTACCGTTACTTGGAATCAGTTCAAGGACATATTCTACAATAAGTATTTTCCAGCTGATGTCAGGGGAAGCCTGACGctagagtttatgagtctccgacaGGGGAACTTGTCTGTGGCATATTTTATCAGGAGATTCgacaggggct GTGGAACAGGCCCTGAGAGATATCGATATGGAGATGCAGTGGAAGAGACATCAGGCCTAGCAGAGCTCACAGCCGCAGAAGAAACAGTTTACCAGGCCACTGAGGAatcaggggcagcagaagccccagggaCAGTTCAAGAAGCCCGGACAGCAGAGGCCACCACAGGCTCCAGGTGCTCCCAAGCCAGAGGAGAGACAGCCTTGCAAGCAGTGCAACCAGTTCCACTACG cacctgcagagatgaaggagttgaaaaATCAGATACAAGACTTGCTGGACAAGGGTTTCATTCCCCCGAGTATTTTTCACCATGGGACGCACCGGtactgtttgtgaagaagaaagatggcagtaTGCGGCTCTGCATCGACTACAGGGAAATGAATAGGGTCACAGTCAAGAACATGTATCCTCTGCCTAGGATTgaagatctatttgatcagcttcaggaatcatca gctaatgtggtcgcGGATGCCCTGAGCAGGAAGCATGCAGGGATCGCTCAGTTGTCGGTACAGAGACCATTGAaggcagagattcagaggtttgaaaTTGCAATTTATGCCTGGGGCGATGCTCCTAATCTTTCTACCCTGACAATACAATTGACACTAAGGGACAGGATTCGAGcagggcagacttctgacgagcagttacagGAGTGGAGACAGACGAATGAGGCTAAGGGCCTGAG CAGTGATTCCCTGAGAGCAGATATTATGTGGGAGGCCCACAGCACCCTGTACTCCATTCACCcaaggagtacgaagatgtataaggatttaCAGTCtctatattggtggccgggcatgaagcgagacattTTGCGTTTCGTTTCTGAGTGTTTGACGTGTCAGCAGGTCAAAGCCGAGTATCAGAGACCTGTAGGAAACCTGAGAccgctccctatccccgagtggaaatgggataaCATTACCATAGATTTTGTGACAGGGCTACCGAGGACAGCTGGAGGGTATAATGCCATTTGA